The window AAGTAGGTGACGGTGGTTCTTGAACTGGTGAAGGTGACCGTCTCTGGAAAAAGAGACCACGACATTTATgacaaaggaaaaagaaaaagaaaaatactttGATGAAATTGGGTATATGACtcgaattatttttaaacacGAGAATTACCcacaagtgtacggggctatcGTAGTATAGGCAAgtcaagagtatcgtatccacagagacaaattGTGCAActcaagtaccacgaaccgattttgactactatctagacaATCCAGAAaggttggttttgattttgaaaacaattaaacataaacaagataaaagcACGCAGCGAAAGACGAGTTTCAAATAAGAGAACAAGGTAGATCtttggatccaactacaacgGACACGATATGGTCAATTCAACAACTTCGATTACCCATTTGAAgtctctaggattactaggaaagCCGCTAGTCTAAACtaagccctctctcgagtgcactTAACCAAttgattaatcattaatattaaagtctccttctaatacGTCACAATTAACTCCTTAAAACAAAAGGCTCAAGCCCTCACTCTAGAGttccttctctcgaatgcaaaTTAGCTAGGTGTTGTCCATTCTTTTATCAATCCTAATtaggtatctctcgattactcAAAACTAGGTCAACAAAcccaattggtagctaagtaattgaattgaaaaagcgcaagaatgaaacaaagaaatcacaagagCAAATGTAATCAAAaagtccttgaattaatcaaaagcattcattgtagtcttcaccaaaactctACAAAAGATTTAGCAACTCATATTCAATGCAAATTCAGAAGAGAAATCCatagaaagtgaattgaaCATAGGAAAACTAATAAAGATACTCCCAAGGGTGAATTGAATAGACAaatcgtcttcttcttcaaacttgttgatgaaTCGGATTCTTTGTCGCTTCAACCTGCTCTCAAATGCGGAAACTGCTTCTGGGGTGTGTGGAAAGTATGCTGAGGTCGAACCCTAGGTCCTATTTATACCCGGGGCGAAAATTAGAACAGATCAGCATTCACGTTCTTCTTAAAACGTGACGTTGCACAAAATGCTCGGCCCGGGCGATTTCCGAAGGAAAAATGCCCGGGGACAGTGAATACGCCCGGTCTGAGAGGCAAAACGCCCGGCTTCCTTCAGTAGAACTCCCGGCTTGTTCAGTAAAACGCCCGGCTTGATCGTTTGGCTGCCATTTCGTCCGTTTCCACCTGTTTTGACTACAAAAACTCGACAAACATATCAAAACACTAAAGTAGGGGATCATAGATGAAAACTCAAGTAATGTGCTACAAAATACTCAATTATGTACTTTCAAACATCCAAAACACTTGCTAAACTACGAGTTTATCAGTATAGAGGAAGTTGATGAAAACTCCAATGTAGGCAAGCTCTTTGCATTGCTGGCTTACTTAAAGCACCTAGATACCCTTATCTTGAGAGGGTTTCGTTTCAGAAGCATGCCATGTTTGGACGAGATCAGTGTTATGCAAGAACTCGTCATAGTCAGACTAGAAGGGCTCCTCTCTAGGCTACCTAGTGCctattaaaactaatactctttctatatgaataaaaatgaaacattttccttttcagattatcccattaaaaattaaacatttccTTAAATGTAAACATCACTAtccctactttattctcttttattttattctcttcttgttaattaagaaaacaacactacataaaatctcgttcAACAAACCTCGGTCCCACATTAAGTGTCACATTTTGTGTGTGCACATGTGTtatgaaatgtaaagaaaagttggttgaataAGTTAGCGGATTATGggtctcatttatatatatattagttttatactacctccgtcccccaaattttggcACACTTtaacccggcacgggttttaagaaatgtaatggaaagtgagttgaaaaagttggtgggatgtgggtcctacttttaaagtattagttttataataaaatgtgagtaagaatgagttagtggaatatgagatccactaccaaaaatgataaaagtgaagtgtgtcaagtTTTcaggacggaccgaaatggtaaactgtgtcaaaatttggggatggaagtagtaataaaatgtgagtagattGGTTGGTGAAATGTGAGgtctacttatcatttatggtaaaagtgaaatgtgactcttattgtgggacggagtgaAATAGTAATATGTGACACTTATTGtgagacggaggtagtatttcatatttaatgggatgagtgagtatataaaagtaggattctACTAACATATTCGGCTCATTttctactataattattaatgtCGTGTTCAGTCAAATGTTCCCTTGTATCGGTGAACGGCGGGGGAGTATTTAAGTCAAAGATAAAATTACTCAAATTGTACAACCTTCGTCCGCTATAgataggggtgggtcgatacgatatatcgtatcgaaaacgttgtatcgtgtttcgtatcgaaaatatcgatatgaaagaatttcatatcgttatcgtatcgaaagtttcgatatatcgaatttcgataaatcgaactttcgatatagataatatcaatatcgttatcgtatcgatatttcgatatatcgaaatatcggtATCGTATCAAATACATgaatatcgaaaaatataatttcaaaactgaaaaataacacaaaaattaataaaacttcaacacaataaaataaatagtgttcttattagggtttcatatatatattttctaaatatatgaatgaattcattggattaatatatatttataattttaaacttcaatatgtattgaatttcaatatgtttcTATATATACcatatatatcgtatattcgatataaaacaatatatcgaaaatatcgatatgtatcgtatattcgatataaaacgatatatcgcgatataaagaaattcatattgttatcgtatcgaaaacttacgatacgatactgtattgtatcgaaaattacaatacgatacgagcgatatatcatttattcggtatttttcccatTGTCTCTTTTGCCATTTCACTTGTTTGCGTCAGGCCGTTAGCAGGAGTTTCATTTCGCACTTATTACGAATGGTAAataaatctcatattttattaactaattttattcgCACTTGATAACAAAACGAATACTATACAAAACTCTTCCAATAGTTTCATCAacttttttcacatttctcaaaaactcatactccctccgtcccggctaagatgacaaatttcttgaccgacacgaaattttatgagttattagttaaagtatttaatttgagagagaaaaagtgggtgtaaatattaaaatagagagagaaagaaagatgaatattttaataagagtgagaaaaagtggttgggtatattaattggagagagaaagtttccaaaaaagaaaatgtgttatcttagttgagacaaactaGAAAGGACAACGTGTCATATTAAGCTGGGGCCGTATTTTACTTGAACTTGGTTGAGAAATAGATCTCACCTCTCACCCACCGAAGACATAGTATATAGTCCCATATATTATTGAACCCAACTGTCTAAGCCAGCTAAtctatactactactattttaattacacCATATAATCATGTGCCATATTAAAGTCAACGAATTTATTGTTCAAAACTCAGAAAGATATACGATCACATCACACGCGCCGACGAAGATCAGGAAAAGAGGCGAATCGAAAAATCAATTCAAGACCGGCAAAGATAAGAAGAAATAATCGAAAAaggtatttcattttattttcttcgaCCATTGTCAAtatttacatgattttttaaatcatttaattcaGAAAAATTGTGCGTCATATTCAAGCTTCTAAATAATGCTTTGGGTGAAATGAATTTACTAGATTGACTGACCTCAATAGCATAGAAATCTTAATTACAATATCTTTAGAGTTGGGAACATGCTTTATATTCTTAAGGTTTTTCTGTATTGTGCTTAACCTCCAAAATAGTGGAAGTGGATGTCATGATTTGACGCTGATTGTGTTAATATTGATCTAATTTGATTGTTATGATTTTGTGTTtagataatattattaatatggaTCCGGATCTAAATGCATTCGTGGACCCTGTGAATCTAGTGAAtctgaatttcatttttgtgtttctcaatttcatcgtaatgaataaaaaatattgattatttattttttatgaaaaacaGGGCTCATCTTATGAATTGgaaaaattaatcaagaatgtaagaaaactaatttttttggatggtctgaaaaaaaagaaaacaattggTTATGAATGCATCAGgtataaaataagagttcTCTTCTCTCCGATTCAAAACTACTATAACCAatgtttaaaaatagaaatgacgaGGGAACCGATAAAGCTATCGGTTCATGGTTTGTTGGCCACATAATCAGCTATTGGAttgaactatattttatataaatctatatatcatacaaaaatattacttttttcttttcttaaaattataaattattttttattagtctGTCTATAAAAAGTataaactttctaatttttgaataGTTAAATAACACATTATCTCTgcacataatttatttacaacttactTCAAGGGACGTCATTACACTGCACTAAGAGCTCACTCTccactaagagcatccacattcATGCTCTTCCCCAAGAGCATGGTTGTGGGTCCGGACccatatttattcattttttaatctctgctcttccgcaagagcacaacacttacatccatgctcttccgcaagagcatgctcaagggtcccactattttattattcaatttaaataaaaatattttcacaatattaaaacgcattaaaaatatccgaaataatattacaaattactaaaaaaataaaaattacataattaaaatcgtaaaaattaaaaattagataattaaattcacaaaattaaaaaaatccacTACTCGTGGCCGAATTGCCCCCAAATGTGTTGGGTTAGGTCTTCTTGTAGCTCAATGTGGATTTTGGTCTCGCGCATTATGTGTCTTGTTTCGATCCTCTCGCGCAACGGCGAGATAGGCTTCATAGGCGGCATAATATTGTTGATAGTATTCTTGTTATTCACGTTCCGCTTTCGCAATGATATCGTTCatatccatttttgaatttagagAATGTTTGAGTGAGAAGGAAGACGTAGGTGATGAATTGAGTGATAATTTGATGTTaaaatggatgatgaatgtgtatatttatagatgattttgagattaaatttttttaaaaattttcaaaaagaacGGTATAATACGGCCATATTTTTGGGAAtccgaaaatatttttttatttttgctattattttcaatttttttttagaaaaaaggaaaatgccaagggctatgccgttggccaatcatgGAGTGCCACATCAgcctgctcagcggcacggcgGTCCTCGATGCATCGAGCAGGgccgtgccgctggcaagAGCACAGTTGCGAGCAGGGCTTGCGCCGCGCCAGCGGCACGGCGGTGCTCGTTCCAACGAGCACCGCTGTGCATGCTCTAAGAGCATCTTCAAGGGGAGGGAtaaatagagagataaagtactaccatatttatctttttatgtgaaaaatcattctccagagaggtatttgagaagatattataGCTAAAATCTGAAAATGTACAATCCTAACTTAATTTTAGCCAACGTTCAggaaataagataaaattgcTCAAGTAAATGTGGTCAATTTATGTTAGTAGACAACCTTTAGTTTTCACAATTCATTTTGGATATTTCACGGCATCAACTCTAGTATAGGAaggactattttttttttacgagACACAGTTTACTTTGACTGATATGATATGATAGATTGACATATTCAAACAAGCTCAAAATAATCAATCCACTTTACTACACTAGTAAGaccaaaatacaaatttagtccaaaatatttactttttgaaGAATAGGTccataataattgaaaataattgaaatgtgACTGAAGTACTCCTGTTTTTTTTACGGTTTCGTCAAAAAATTAACGGTCAACGCTAGTTGCACAGTGGCATGACCATTAGTTTTTTGACGGAACCGTCAAAAAAGGACCACTGCGACAtggatttcatttttgttatggacctgtttttcaaaaaagtgaatgttttggaccaaattcgcattttggtcatatgtttagaaCCAAgattgacctttactcttatTTACATGGATGCAAAATCTTACAATATTTGTATGTTTTACCAGAAACATGTCGGAGGCAATCATTTTAGGGGTGATACAGAAATTGGAGAGTTTGGTGGTGGAGATGCCCGAACATAAGAATATCATGGAAGAGGTAATAGATGAGTTGAAGATGATGATGGAGTTCTTGAGAGACAAGGAACCGGGAGAAAGGAGCAAGCTAAATAATTTGCTAGCTGACTTTGCCGGGTTGGCAGCAAGCATCGTAAGTAGCATTTATGAGTTCTTGTACTACGTTTATGATGGGGTGCCAGGAAATGGGCCCCGAGATCAGTTCAGGGAGATAAAAAAGCGCATGATGGAGTTAGAAGTTGGTGAGGAGCCGAGCAAAGAACAAAGCGTTGGAGACAAAGGTATTGTGGTGGGCTTGGAGAAAGACGTGCAACGACTTGTTAGTAGAGTGATTCTTAGAGAAAACTCGGAACGTTTAACTTCGTGTATCAAAGGCATGATTGGTTCAGGAAAGACAACTCTGGCTAGACAAGTATACGACCATCCGGCCATcattgaaaaattcaaacatcGTGCATGGATTAGCCTTTTCAAAGGCTCAAGTATGAGGGAGGTGTATGTGGGACTGCTACAGCAGTTGGTGGAATCTGATGGAGATTCCTTGTTGTTGGAGGAAATGGACAATCATAGTCTTATACATATGCTTCACCAACATATAAAAGGAATGATACCATATTTCATAGTTGTCGACAACCTGCCACAAGGAGTGAGGTTCTTCGAGACTTTCTTCTTCAGAACACTCCCACGAGGTATGATAGTCTTTATTTCATATCTTAGAATTAATATGTTTGGTTGTGAAATTGTCGTTTTCATTCATCACTAAACCTAATCTTGGCTGGTAGAGCATGGTATCTAGTTTGGATAAAATGTGTACTTAAGGAAGGGATCTAAACTTTAACAATCGTGGACGGCCTAAAAATTGACTGACCCTATCAAATTGTCTAATAATCCAAATTTCACAGTTCAGTATGTAGCCTTCTGAGTTTTACTTTCTGCATTAAGTTCTTAACAAGGTAAATATTCAGGTCATGGATGTAGATTGTTGTTCACCAGTCGCTATCTGATTAATGAAGAATTCTTTTATACTCATGAGATGAAATCTTTGGATTCTGATCAGAGCTGGCAattgtttataaataaaattgataaatttacaaGTTCTGAGAACAAATTCTCAAAGGAGTTGGAGAGGAAGGGCAGAGAGATGTTGAAAAAATGTTGGGGTTTGCCAATAGCTATAATAGATGTTGCACGGCAGAAAGCAAAACAAAGACTTTTAGGGAGGGAATGGGAAGAGCtttttgattcaattgatttcgGAGAAATATTGAAGTTTTTGGAACCGATGTATCAGGAATTGGATGAAGAAATGAAGCCATATTTCTTGCACATGTCACTTTTTAAGGAAAATGTAATAATGAGGCAAGAAAAGTTGGAACAGATTTGGGCAGCAAGTGGATTAAACACACAGAGTTTTGCATATGGTTTATATAGACAATCCATTATTGAAGTCGTGCACCCATACCCACCAAAATATGAGGTGAAAAGGTGCCGAATTCATCCTCTGCTACACATGTTATCCATCATGAAGGCAGAGGAGGAAATGGGCCTTGAGATCCTAAGCTTTAATGGGAATAATCGACCCTCACAGAATCCTTGTCATCGAGTTCTCCAATGTGGCAGAGAAAAGCTTAACCACTCTCATAATCAAGACAAACATCTTGTTTCTCTCATCTTACATGGAGGTGGTCGCTACTTGAATGATGTTAGCCCATCTTATTGGGAGAGTTTTGAACAACTCAAAATACTCGACATGGACGATTTTGGTGTGAAAATTTTATCAGATTTTATCGGCACATTGATTGGGTTAAGGTATATGGGATTGAGAAACAACTACATACAAAAGATCCCACCATCGTTGGGCGGCTTGAAAAAGCTTGAGGTTCTCGATATAGCTCTGAACTTTATGGTGGAGGTACCGGATATTATCAAGGAAATGAGTAGCCTTCATCATCTCTACATGTCTGATGTGATTTGCCCGAAGCCTTTGGAAATAGACGCACTAGAGAATCTTGAAACTCTGACCTACATCTCTATTCATGATTGGAAATATGAGGTCTCGGGTTTGAAGAAGATGACTCAATTCATTAAATTGGGTATTAAAGAAGTTGATGAAAACTCGGATGTAAGCAGGCTCTTTGCGTCACTAACTCAGTTTAACGGGCTTCGTCACCTTATCTTGAGAGGGTTTCGTCTCAGAAGCATGCCGTGTTTGGAGGGGATTGGTGTTCTGTGTTGGCTCAGTGAACTCAAACTGGACGGGCTCTTATCTAGGCTACCAAGTGCCGATAATTTACGCCATATTAAATACTTGACTTTGGTGAATACTTGTCTTGATGAAGACCCTATGCCAATACTGGAGAAGTTGTCCTGCCTATGCCGCCTCAAACTGCAGAATGCATATATTGGTCGAGAGATGATCATTCAGCCCAACGGGTTTCCAGAGCTTCAAGTCCTTCGCATCAATGAGTTGTGGAATCTTAGTAAAATTCAAGTCGGAGAAGGTGCAATGTCAGGTCTTGGACAACTAGAAATCATGAACTGTCCACATGTGGAGAACCTCCCCGAAGAGTGTGAGTCAATGAAGTATTTGAAGAAGTTTAAAATGGTGACAACCAAAGACATTGCAAGAAAGATCAGGAATTTAGACATAATCTCCAAAATAGTGGAAGTAGATATTAGTCCATAATTTGAAgttacaatttcattttttggtgtAATATTCCTACCATTTGGCGTTCCGCAGCCAATTTATAATCATCCGAAACAGACAAAAAAACTGTCAATGGCtaccatttatatatattgagtaTTGACTAATGCTCAAAATTGGTCTTTTACTTTAATACAAATCTTTTTTTCGGTCCTGCACTTAAAGCATGTCCTTGGGAAAGGTAATGTCGTATGATTACAATattagtcttttttttttgtataaaaatcATTCTATAAGGTatatttgagaagatattacatcatctgtcccataaaaatatagataatggGTATGGcacaagaattaaaataaaattggtaaagtaagagagaataagagaaaagatagggtaatgtaagagagagaaggagaataATAGgtaaaatagtgttagtggataatgggacctccattattaaattgatataattttataaaaaatgaaatgctcatattttgtggaacggatgaaaatgaaaagtgcacatatttttatgggacggatggaatatATTATAAGTCTTGGAATgcatcttatatatatatatattttttttttttaaatgatttacCTTTACTATATACTCCACATCCCTTTggaaatttgttattttttggaaCCTTTTTGAAAAGATAAATAGATTGTAtatcttttctatatattttaccCATCAAAATTCTCCTAGTAGCTTTTGTCTTTGGTGCCGTACAATAATGAATTGGTCCAATTTTAAACTCCAAACGGAAGTGATCTatggcacgaagattaagaaattgggTTGAAAAGTAGGATaaaggaataaagtaggaaagataaagggagaataaagtagatgatggaataaaataaaagtgattggacattttattttatactccctccgtccacgaaaaatagggcacatttgtcatttttggttgttcacgaaaaatagggcacattaaaaaaaagaaagttttcaacaacttctcttcctttttttctcttctctcttactaataatatggacctcacattccactaacactgcCCTAAACCCTAGACCATAAACcctcctctcttacttttttcccttctctcttactttaccaattctgcattaaaacccgtgtcattcaTAAAATGCcatatttttcgtggacggagggaatattaaaaaaagaaatgactaaAAGGGATTAAACATACCCAGGAATCGATGAGGTGAAAAGGGATCTCATTAATTCTCTACTACACATGCTATCCATAAAAAAAGCAAAGGAAGAAATGGGTTTTGAGATCTTAAGTAGCAATGGAAATAGTAGACCCTCTCCGAACCCTCGCTGAGGAGCTTGGAAAGAGTTGAGGTTCTCGATATTGCTCTGAACTTTATGGTGGAGGTGTCGGATATTATATTTATCGGACACCTTTGGAATTAGATGCGCTACATAATCTTATTACCCTAACCTACTTCTCGATTTATGATTGGACATGTGAGATCTCAGGCTTGGAGACGATGACACCGGAGAAATTGGGCATTGAGGATGTTGATGAAAACTTTGATGTAGGCAAGCTCTTTGCATCACTAGCTATCATAAAGTCCCTTAGGCACCTTATCTTGAGAGGGTTTCGTTTTAGAAGCATGTCGTGTTTGGACGAGATTCGTGATGTATATACAGTCTACATACTCAGAATAGATGGGCTCTTATCTAGGCTACCCAGTGCCAATAAATTCCCTTCATTTATTAAGAACTTGACTTTGGTGAATACTTGCCTTGATGTAGACCCAATGCCATTGCTAGGGGAGCTGCGCTCCCTTGAGCGCCTCAAACTGAGTAATGCATACACCGGTGAAAAAATATCACTCCGAACCATCTGGAAGCCGTTACCCAAGCTTCAATTCTGGTGCATCAAAGAGCTGTGGAATTTGAGAGAGATTGAAATCCCAGTGTGTACTGTTAAATTCTCCAAATTATTATCCCACATCGGctgatgatcctagcttctctatataagtgtggataaccctcccccttataaAGCGCCTTTTAAGAGGCGAGTGGCCCTTTTCTAATATGATATCCAGagcgggcccaagtcgataatggtttctctttatctcttgtCTTgtctacccacgtgatggaagtccgatgtatcattccggcccacacgtgagggggcatgttaaattctccaaattattgtcccacatcggcttggtgatgatcctaacttctctatataagagtggcccatttctaatatgtaCATTGTCAAATCTCACGCATCTAGAGATTAAAAACTGTCCACATCTAGAGACCCTCCCAGAGATTGGAACGGTGGTGTTGCAGAAGCTGAGGATGCTTGAAATGGTAACAACCAAACACATTGCGACAAAGATCAGAAGTTCGGGCCTAACCTCCTCAATATTGGAAGCGGATATCAGTCCATAACTTGCATGGCTTACAATGCATGAATTCGCTATTTCAACATTTTGTTTTACTGTTTCACTTGTTATGGAGACGATTGTACTATTACTCGCATAATAAACCAAACAAATGTTGGAGTTTCTTTGTTTCAGTAGTTAGGATTTGAtatgttttttaattgttttggtAGTTAGGATTCTCATTCTGACAATTTATCAAACACGGAGTGAGTAGTAACCGTTTTCTTTCATCACAGTTTCGTATTATTcttgttggcaattgaaactaaaaaatatatcatataaacATATAACTATCCCACATCAGTGTCAAGAGAAGactgaaactagtatataagtctcatggacctctcctcctatcaccaattagttttaggatggaacccatggatttctatcGATTCTCATCATGTCGATTAATCAAACAAATACAGTGGATGGAAAGGAATAATTCTTGGCAGGAACTGTATATTTTACGTATATGCTTACACACAAagtttaaattattcaatttacagAATTACATGAGCGGAATAAACTCAAGCAagtacacatatatatttgtcACTTCAAACATTCATGAAAGTTTAAATTAGATTTCAGAAACAGGAATGCATTTTAAGCAGCTTCAGCGAAACCAACCGGGGATGTATCGAACCTGTTCCGGGGTGAGAGCAAATTTTTTGCCACCAATGGTAAAGGAAACATTGGGCATCGAAGAAAGAGCATTGCAGTCGACAGATGATTCACCCATCGGGCTGGGAAGCCGATCACAGAGCTATAGGTTTTAAAAGCAATGATCAGAGCATAAAAGGAGAAAATGAGGAGGAAAACATTTCCagaaaagattgaattttgattCTACCTGATTAATATAGTCCAGAATCATCTCTTGTGTTTGGTTCCGTTTGAGTTGATTTTGCATCCACACGACTGCCATTTCACAAACCGAGCACATTTCATCACCGAGGCCGTGTGATTCGCTGTTACTTTCCTTGTCCACCACACTCTCGATAAGCATACTGAACACAGTTTCGCAAATAACTCGTGtcaaccaacaaaaattttgAACGAAGATAATAGCATCAAACCACCAAAGTTAAACACAATGAACAAGGAGTGTTTTATATGGTGCGATAGTTATTCGatcttttttatctatattataattataattgagattattgtcatttaaatcatcTGATCTAATAACTTCTGAAAGTGGAATAATCACAACTTTTCAATTCTTCACAATTGTCTGAAAATGATCAAAACCACACAAAAATAGAATGACGACGTCCAGCCTAAAACAACGTTGTTTTGTTGGCACATCATATTTGATTTCgtcattaattttgattttgaccATTGTGTGACAATTgcgaaaaattgaaaagtcaTGCTTTTATATTCCACTTTCAAAAGTACGACATTGTGCGGAAGTCGACACAAATTTGTGACTTAAATGGCAATCATCCCATCATAAGTCGAGCGTGAAATGGTACTGACCTAACATCTCGAGTGCCATCGAAGGAGCACAGACCAACCTGGGAGCAGATCTTCTTAGGTTCATCCTGTAAATAGCAACACGAAGAAAAGTTATAGAAATACAATATTCTGCAAATTTATCAACTGGATTCAGAATTGCGAGTCGGTAAGGGGAATCAGAGCCTCACTCACCTCAGACAACAACATTTCCAATATGGTTTGTCCATAAACAGAAACGACAGACTTGCATTCCTGGCTTACAACCCCGGAAGCTCCGATTTCATGATTAATGAGAGTGATCACAGTCTGAACATAGAATTTTAGCAAGTTAGCCAAATTTTAGGATCGAAAATATGCAACAAAATTCTGATTCCCAAATGTCTAGCCTAAGACACATTATCATCGGCCAATTCAATCTCAAGTGAAATACATATTTTAGGTCTACTAAGTAACTAGGAGTACGTACAGTCGGTCCAGTCAGCAATGAAGTTCCAGAAT is drawn from Salvia hispanica cultivar TCC Black 2014 chromosome 6, UniMelb_Shisp_WGS_1.0, whole genome shotgun sequence and contains these coding sequences:
- the LOC125197069 gene encoding probable disease resistance protein At1g58602, giving the protein MSEAIILGVIQKLESLVVEMPEHKNIMEEVIDELKMMMEFLRDKEPGERSKLNNLLADFAGLAASIVSSIYEFLYYVYDGVPGNGPRDQFREIKKRMMELEVGEEPSKEQSVGDKGIVVGLEKDVQRLVSRVILRENSERLTSCIKGMIGSGKTTLARQVYDHPAIIEKFKHRAWISLFKGSSMREVYVGLLQQLVESDGDSLLLEEMDNHSLIHMLHQHIKGMIPYFIVVDNLPQGVRFFETFFFRTLPRGHGCRLLFTSRYLINEEFFYTHEMKSLDSDQSWQLFINKIDKFTSSENKFSKELERKGREMLKKCWGLPIAIIDVARQKAKQRLLGREWEELFDSIDFGEILKFLEPMYQELDEEMKPYFLHMSLFKENVIMRQEKLEQIWAASGLNTQSFAYGLYRQSIIEVVHPYPPKYEVKRCRIHPLLHMLSIMKAEEEMGLEILSFNGNNRPSQNPCHRVLQCGREKLNHSHNQDKHLVSLILHGGGRYLNDVSPSYWESFEQLKILDMDDFGVKILSDFIGTLIGLRYMGLRNNYIQKIPPSLGGLKKLEVLDIALNFMVEVPDIIKEMSSLHHLYMSDVICPKPLEIDALENLETLTYISIHDWKYEVSGLKKMTQFIKLGIKEVDENSDVSRLFASLTQFNGLRHLILRGFRLRSMPCLEGIGVLCWLSELKLDGLLSRLPSADNLRHIKYLTLVNTCLDEDPMPILEKLSCLCRLKLQNAYIGREMIIQPNGFPELQVLRINELWNLSKIQVGEGAMSGLGQLEIMNCPHVENLPEECESMKYLKKFKMVTTKDIARKIRNLDIISKIVEVDISP
- the LOC125195549 gene encoding aspartic proteinase A1-like; translated protein: MVNQGLVKDPVFSFWFNRGGNEEDGGELVFGGVDPNHFKGEHTYVPVTQKGYWQFDMGDVLIGGESTGFCAGGCSAIADSGTSLLTGPTTVITLINHEIGASGVVSQECKSVVSVYGQTILEMLLSEDEPKKICSQVGLCSFDGTRDVSMLIESVVDKESNSESHGLGDEMCSVCEMAVVWMQNQLKRNQTQEMILDYINQLCDRLPSPMGESSVDCNALSSMPNVSFTIGGKKFALTPEQVRYIPGWFR